One genomic segment of Tubulanus polymorphus chromosome 4, tnTubPoly1.2, whole genome shotgun sequence includes these proteins:
- the LOC141903667 gene encoding ubiquitin carboxyl-terminal hydrolase isozyme L5-like codes for MASPAGDWCLIESDPGVFTELIRGFGVKGIQIEELWSLDTDSLKALKPVHGLIFLFKWKQDDETQGSVVRDSRLDKIFFAKQVINNACATQAILSVLLNCQHKDIELGETLGQFKEFTQSFDPATKGLSISNSDVIKSVHNSFARQQMFEFDHKMATKDDDVFHFVGYLPIDGRLYELDGLKDGPIDLGAVTDGGDWLDFIKPIIEQRIQRYNADEIHFNLMAVVSDRTMIYQRRIDELSSGGRAADDDSAMETDAAHAEIERYRALIDDEKRKTLRHRNENIRRRHNYLPFIIELLKILGKDEKLVSLVEKVKESQEKKKLENGNK; via the coding sequence ATGGCGTCTCCGGCCGGCGATTGGTGTCTGATCGAAAGCGATCCGGGCGTTTTTACCGAATTGATCCGCGGTTTCGGCGTCAAAGGAATCCAAATCGAAGAACTGTGGAGCTTGGACACGGACAGTTTGAAAGCGTTGAAACCGGTGCACGGTTTGATATTCCTGTTCAAATGGAAACAGGACGACGAAACGCAAGGCTCGGTCGTACGCGACAGTCGCCTCGATAAGATATTCTTCGCGAAGCAGGTCATCAACAACGCGTGCGCGACTCAGGCGATCCTGAGCGTGCTGTTGAACTGTCAACACAAGGACATCGAACTCGGCGAGACGCTCGGCCAGTTCAAAGAGTTCACGCAGTCGTTCGATCCGGCGACGAAGGGCCTGTCGATCAGCAACTCTGACGTCATTAAAAGCGTTCACAACAGCTTCGCGCGGCAGCAGATGTTCGAATTCGACCACAAAATGGCGACGAAAGACGACGACGTGTTTCATTTCGTCGGTTACTTGCCGATCGACGGACGGTTGTACGAGTTGGACGGACTGAAAGACGGCCCGATCGATCTGGGTGCGGTCACCGACGGCGGCGACTGGCTCGATTTCATCAAACCGATCATCGAACAGCGCATTCAGCGGTACAACGCCGACGAAATCCATTTCAATTTGATGGCCGTCGTTTCCGACCGAACGATGATCTACCAACGACGCATCGACGAGTTATCGTCGGGCGGTCGCGCGGCGGACGACGACAGCGCGATGGAAACGGACGCGGCGCACGCGGAAATCGAGCGGTACCGCGCGCTCATCGACGACGAGAAGCGAAAAACGCTGCGACACCGCAACGAGAATATCCGTCGCCGGCACAACTATCTGCCGTTCATTATCGAACTGTTGAAAATTCTCGGCAAAGACGAAAAACTCGTGTCGCTCGTCGAAAAAGTGAAAGAAAGTCAGGAGAAGAAAAAACTCGAAAACGGCAACAAATAG
- the LOC141903496 gene encoding voltage-dependent calcium channel gamma-7 subunit-like, which translates to MHCTARMLGIISLSLGALSAVMLSLSFATDYWLKTKELTTDRNHTVAVFRHFGFWRICTYDIAFQSIAPMPGFSLVLLVIGFIVSACGYLKKDMKTIVAAVIYITSGMILALGIILYISTLNDEMNHVPPAKGDNPPMFSYEYGWSFMFCGSAYVCSQIAAMCQISLYLRRHADVEDMIRLIPGLEHKVDLILQRDVIKERDLDFAPSTSHGQSYQHHHHLSSIGTTI; encoded by the exons ATGCATTGTACAGCGCGGATGTTGGGCATAATTTCATTGAGTTTAGGAGCTCTATCTGCGGTGATGCTGTCGTTATCGTTCGCCACGGATTACTGGCTGAAGACTAAAGAGTTAACTACGGACAGAAATCACACCGTGGCCGTTTTTAGACATTTCGGTTTCTGGAGAATTTGTACCTACGACA TCGCATTCCAGTCGATAGCCCCGATGCCTGGTTTCAGTTTAGTGCTGCTAGTAATTGGATTCATTGTCAGCGCTTGTGGATACCTAAAAAAAGATATGAAGACCATCGTAGCAGCCGTCATTTACATCACTTCCG gaATGATACTGGCTCTCGGGATTATACTATATATCAGTACTCTAAACGATGAAATGAACCACGTGCCGCCCGCTAAGGGCGACAATCCCCCGATGTTTTCGTACGAGTACGGTTGGTCGTTTATGTTTTGCGGTTCCGCGTACGTATGCAGTCAAATAGCCGCCATGTGCCAGATATCTCTGTATTTGCGACGTCACGCCGACGTGGAAGACATGATTCGACTCATTCCCGGTTTGGAGCACAAGGTCGATTTGATTTTGCAACGGGACGTGATCAAAGAACGGGACCTGGACTTCGCGCCGAGCACGAGCCACGGCCAGTCTTATCAACACCATCACCACCTCAGCTCGATCGGAACGACGATTTAG
- the LOC141904609 gene encoding uncharacterized protein LOC141904609 has product MQDNKQYPPQQYPPQQGQPAVQYTAPPPGYQPGQPGAQPPVYIATTYQPTQLLNPGFKAKRELGCGITLTVFGCLYLINGFVEMSKGRSKFYQGFWGGALFLVTGVMGIMAGKTRKNGYMIASIVLCVISAILSFVCFAILLFAAVVLMNGGHLFAMFGILTIINAIVALVVFIIAIVQAATCCKCCYGPEAQQAAPVSNAAV; this is encoded by the coding sequence ATGCAGGACAACAAACAATATCCGCCTCAACAATACCCACCTCAACAGGGCCAGCCAGCAGTTCAGTACACTGCACCACCGCCGGGGTACCAACCGGGTCAACCAGGAGCTCAGCCCCCGGTTTACATAGCAACCACGTACCAGCCGACTCAGTTACTCAACCCAGGGTTCAAAGCCAAACGTGAATTAGGATGTGGTATCACATTAACTGTATTCGGCTGTCTATATTTGATCAATGGTTTCGTAGAAATGTCGAAGGGCAGATCGAAATTCTACCAAGGATTTTGGGGTGGAGCCCTTTTCCTCGTCACTGGAGTTATGGGCATTATGGCCGGCAAAACCCGCAAAAATGGATATATGATTGCGTCGATAGTATTGTGCGTGATATCTGCAATCTTAAGTTTTGTTTGTTTCGCCATTCTGCTTTTTGCTGCCGTGGTTCTCATGAATGGCGGCCATTTGTTTGCTATGTTTGGTATTTTGACCATCATAAACGCCATTGTTGCGTTGGTAGTTTTCATCATCGCCATTGTTCAGGCCGCTACTTGCTGTAAATGTTGTTACGGACCGGAAGCCCAACAAGCCGCTCCTGTTTCGAATGCTGCTGTCTAG